GCATTCTTCTTATTGATTCTCCTTTCTTTTTAGGGACTTTTATGCACTGCCTTCTCATGGAAAATCGACCTTTCGAAAGCCTAAGGCTATCCTTCTATTAATAAGCTGTCTCAATAACTGTCCGGTTACTTGTCCTGCACTTATCCAGCTATTTTCTCGGACGTTAAAATTCTGAAAAATCTGAGAAGTCCGACTGAGCTTTTCAGTAACGGAAGATTTCTCAGAATCTTTGCTTCCAAAGAGATCATTAAGCGTGAACCTTATTTTCAAATAAGGTAAAAACGCAACTTAACTTTAATGGGGTGCTAAAATTGGTAATGGGAATGGGCATTAATCAGCTCAGGGAAATCTCACTTGGTTTGCAGGTTTCGACTTTATTGACTTATATATTTGGATTTACTGCACTGAAGTTAAGCAGCTTAAAGAAAGATGGAATTCTAAGGCATGGAAGAATAAACACTGTTGGGTATACCCTTGGAGCCTTATCTTTACTGTTTATGTTATACTCCGGAATAAGGCTAATAATTGCCAGGGCAGCTCCTTTAATTCTGTATATTCACGGCTTCTTTGGGATTATAACTCTGGCTCTCAGTTCCCTGTTCGTGGCTAATAGGTGGAGCTGGAAAACTGTCAGAAACATGAGGATTCTTGTGCTTCTATTCCTGTCTACTTTCAGTGGAGGTGTTTACATGTTCTCAAAGTTTTATAAAAGAGATGCGGCTGCAAAAAAGAGATCTATTAAAAAGAAACTTGCAGCTAAAAGGTACTAATAAAACCATAAATTCATAACTTCATAGGCCGGAAACCATATACAAGTCTCAGGATGATTGATTAACCTGGCGACAATTTCCCGATACATGACTGAACTTTCAGGACATTGTGGTCTAGTGTGGTCTGGACTTCATGAAAGCTGAGCTTTCAGGCCAGCTTAACTGAATTATTATAGTTAAGCATAAAATAAAACCCGAAAATTGCCAAAAATATCCCGCAGATATAGAGAATATACCTGTGCATTTTTTGGGAGAGCAGGTTTTTCCCACGGCTGAACGATCCGGATACGATAGTAAACCAGCTCAGATCTGCTATCCAGTGCCCGAGCATGTAAGCTATTGCAAATATAACTCCCAGCTCATATTCCTTAAGTATAAGGGCACTGCCCGCAGTCAGCCACCAGATCCAGAAATAAGGATTGGATACTGAAGTAACCACGCCTATCAGGATGGGATTGGAAGTCAATTTCGAGCCTGGCGAGCCCTGAGAGATCTGTGCAGAAGAAGCCGTGGCTCTGGCGTCCTTTATGGTGAGAAGCCCGAAGACCAGAAGTGAAAGCCCTCCTATAAGAAAAATTGCAGAGATTACGCCGCTGTCTACGAGTGAAGCAGCCCCAAAGAGAATCATGAGATATATCACTACTTCCACAATTATATGCCCGAATACGACCTTAGGACCTGTAAACCAGCCTTTTTTCAAAGAAGTCTCTATAGTTGCAAAAAGCATAGGGCCTGGAACGAGTGCGCCTGTAAGCCCTACAGAGAATCCTAAAAGCAAAGCTTTCAAAATTTCAATATTTAGCATTATAGATCAAAAATTCAAAACTTTAAAATTTTTAAAACTCTGTTTGAAAATAATCTCCGCGCGGCTAATGCAGCTAGACAAAATGCAAAAATAGGATATCTCTCTATGTAATAATAGAGAAAATCTGCTAGTGAAAGAACAATAGGAAGAACTTAGAGGATAATTTCAATATCCAGTTCTTCTGCAAGTTCTTTGTACCTGTTTCGGATGGTAACTTCCGTTACGCCGGCTACATCTGCGACTTCGCGCTGGGTTCTGCGTTCACCGCAGAGAATGGATGCAATATAGATTGCAGCTGCAGCAACTCCTGTGGGACCCCTTCCGCTTGTGAGTTCCTTTTCGGAAGCCTGCCTCAGGATCTCAACGCTCTTGGACTGGACCTCTCCTTTAAGGTTAAGGCCGGAACAGAACCTTGGGACATAATCAATTGGTGAGGTAGGCATAAGTTTCAGTGCCAGTTCTCTGGAAATAAAACGGTAAGTTCTTCCGATCTCTTTCCGGCTGACCCTGGATACCTCTTCGATCTCATCAAGGGTTCTTGGAACGCTGCACTGACGGCAGGCAGCATAAAGGGCAGCTGCAGCGACACCCTCAATACTTCTTCCACGGATAAGATTTTTGTCCA
This region of Methanosarcina flavescens genomic DNA includes:
- a CDS encoding LysE family transporter, with product MLNIEILKALLLGFSVGLTGALVPGPMLFATIETSLKKGWFTGPKVVFGHIIVEVVIYLMILFGAASLVDSGVISAIFLIGGLSLLVFGLLTIKDARATASSAQISQGSPGSKLTSNPILIGVVTSVSNPYFWIWWLTAGSALILKEYELGVIFAIAYMLGHWIADLSWFTIVSGSFSRGKNLLSQKMHRYILYICGIFLAIFGFYFMLNYNNSVKLA